A segment of the Candidatus Cloacimonadota bacterium genome:
TATATCATGTCAAAGCGGTTACGGCGATCCGGAACCTCTATTGGAGCCAACGTAAATGAATTCGTGCAAATTCGGTAAATTAGTGGACAGAAAGAAAAGAGGAAAATGAAGCCAATCTACGTCACCAAGCCATACCTACCTCCCTTAGAGGACTACCAAAAGCTCCTCCCCGAACTCTGGGAATCACGTGTCCTGACCAACACCGGGAGCTATCACCAAGAATTGGAGGTCGCACTGTGCAAAGAGCTTGGAGTGTCCAACGCATCGCTTTTAAACAACGGCACTCTTGCCCTGGAATTGGCGATCCAAGCTTTGGGGCTGAAGGGCAAAGTGATTACTACTCCTTACAGTTTCGTGGCTACGGCAAATTCAGTTCTTCTAAAAGGACTAGAACCAGTGTTTATCGATATTGAGGATGATGGCTTTAATCTCGATCCAGAGCTGATCGAGGATGCGACCGACTCAAACGTAACAGCTATTTTACCTGTTCATGTATATGGCTTACCCTGTGAAAACGTAGCTATAGATCAAGAAGCCAAAGCAAAAGGCTTGAAAGTGTTCTATGATGCCGCCCATGCCTTTGGGGTTATGCAAAACGGAGAATCTATCCTCAATTGGGGGGACGCCTCCACGCTCAGTTTTCATGCCACCAAAGTTTTTCATACCTTCGAGGGTGGCGCTGTAATCACAATAAACCAAGAACTAAAGAACAGAATCGATATCAACTGCAATTTTGGTTACCACGATGGCGACGTAATCTCATTAGGCACAAACGCTAAGATGA
Coding sequences within it:
- a CDS encoding DegT/DnrJ/EryC1/StrS family aminotransferase; amino-acid sequence: MKPIYVTKPYLPPLEDYQKLLPELWESRVLTNTGSYHQELEVALCKELGVSNASLLNNGTLALELAIQALGLKGKVITTPYSFVATANSVLLKGLEPVFIDIEDDGFNLDPELIEDATDSNVTAILPVHVYGLPCENVAIDQEAKAKGLKVFYDAAHAFGVMQNGESILNWGDASTLSFHATKVFHTFEGGAVITINQELKNRIDINCNFGYHDGDVISLGTNAKMSEVQAAMGLLLLKHKQMIKSLRKIWHDLYNEQLKDISGIKLMTIPTDLDYNYAYFPILVNRDFPISRDQLFDRFTQANIFPRKYFYPLITDFSLYKGYKIISKHKIPNARRVADSVICLPLYPDLTESDVSRICDFIHQSYKKSTN